A section of the Agrobacterium tumefaciens genome encodes:
- a CDS encoding FadR/GntR family transcriptional regulator, with the protein MTLEFNQIHRNDHLPGRIAAEMAREINDSKLGPGDRLPTEHVLAKTFGVSRSVIREAIAQLRNEGFVETRQGVGAFVTDPRQRLSIRIEQSTLNDPENFRDLMQLRMSLEIDAAGLAALHHKPEHLERFDKAIYGMRNAVEWSKDGVEADLDFHRTMAEATGNEYFLIFLGFIAQRISSAINTAFSRAVYGEILEITINEHVVLREAIASRDVAVARDAMRQHILGAARRLNIDLDIF; encoded by the coding sequence ATGACGCTGGAGTTCAATCAGATTCATCGCAACGACCATCTGCCGGGCCGGATTGCCGCGGAGATGGCGCGCGAAATCAACGATTCGAAACTCGGGCCGGGCGACAGGCTGCCGACCGAACACGTTCTCGCCAAGACCTTTGGTGTCAGCCGCTCGGTCATTCGCGAGGCGATCGCGCAACTACGCAATGAAGGCTTCGTTGAGACGAGGCAGGGCGTCGGAGCTTTTGTGACCGACCCGCGACAGCGACTGTCGATCCGGATCGAGCAATCCACCCTCAACGATCCCGAGAACTTTCGCGACCTGATGCAGCTTCGTATGTCGCTGGAAATCGATGCTGCCGGCCTCGCCGCGTTGCATCACAAACCCGAACATCTCGAAAGGTTTGACAAGGCGATTTACGGCATGCGCAATGCCGTCGAGTGGTCGAAGGACGGTGTCGAAGCCGATCTCGATTTCCACCGCACCATGGCCGAAGCGACCGGCAACGAATATTTCCTGATTTTTCTGGGCTTCATCGCCCAGCGCATCAGTTCCGCCATCAACACGGCGTTTTCGCGCGCTGTTTACGGCGAAATTCTCGAAATCACCATCAACGAGCACGTGGTGCTACGGGAGGCGATCGCGTCCCGGGACGTTGCGGTGGCGCGGGATGCGATGCGTCAGCACATTTTAGGCGCTGCCCGGCGCCTGAACATCGATCTCGATATATTTTGA
- a CDS encoding TRAP transporter large permease has protein sequence MTLFVFVGSLLGAMAIGVPVAFSLMFCGVVLMWYMGMFNTAIIAQNMISGADTFTLLAIPFFILAGELMNSGGLSRRIIDFAIALVGHIRGGLGIVAIVAAIIMASISGSAAADTAALAAILIPMMAKAGYNIPRSGGLIAAGGIIAPVIPPSMAFIVFGVAANVSITQLFLAGIVPGILMGASLIIAWLIVVRKDDVKPLPKTTAKERVTATARAGWALGMPVIILGGIKAGIMTPTEAAVVAAAYALFVGMVIYRELKPADLFHVLLRAAKSTSIIMFLVCAALVSAWLITAANIPNEVAGYIEPLIDRPMLLMAVIMVLVFVVGTALDLTPTILILTPVLMPIVKQAGIDPVYFGVLFIINNAIGLITPPVGVVLNVVSGVGRIPLGKVTVGVWPFLVAETIVLALLVIFPDIVLVPLQYLR, from the coding sequence ATGACACTTTTCGTTTTTGTCGGCTCTCTGCTCGGAGCCATGGCGATTGGCGTTCCCGTCGCTTTCTCGCTGATGTTCTGTGGCGTCGTGCTCATGTGGTACATGGGCATGTTCAACACCGCGATCATCGCGCAGAACATGATCTCGGGCGCAGACACCTTCACGCTGCTTGCCATTCCTTTCTTCATTCTGGCCGGCGAACTGATGAATTCCGGTGGCCTCTCCCGCCGCATCATCGATTTTGCGATCGCGCTGGTCGGCCATATCAGAGGCGGCCTCGGCATCGTGGCCATTGTCGCCGCCATCATCATGGCCAGCATCTCCGGTTCGGCGGCAGCCGATACCGCAGCCCTTGCTGCAATCCTCATCCCGATGATGGCGAAAGCTGGCTACAACATTCCGCGCTCCGGCGGTCTGATTGCCGCTGGCGGTATCATCGCCCCGGTCATCCCGCCATCCATGGCCTTCATCGTTTTCGGTGTCGCCGCCAACGTCTCTATCACCCAGCTCTTCCTCGCTGGTATCGTTCCCGGCATCCTGATGGGCGCATCGCTTATCATCGCCTGGCTGATCGTTGTACGCAAGGATGACGTCAAGCCGCTGCCGAAAACCACGGCCAAGGAACGCGTGACAGCCACGGCTCGCGCCGGCTGGGCTCTCGGCATGCCCGTCATCATCCTCGGCGGCATCAAGGCCGGCATCATGACGCCGACGGAAGCCGCCGTGGTTGCCGCCGCCTATGCGCTTTTCGTCGGGATGGTGATCTACCGCGAATTGAAGCCGGCGGACCTATTCCACGTGCTCCTGCGCGCCGCCAAGAGCACCTCGATCATCATGTTCCTCGTCTGCGCGGCACTCGTTTCCGCGTGGCTCATCACCGCGGCGAATATTCCGAATGAAGTCGCCGGTTACATCGAACCGCTGATCGACCGTCCGATGCTGCTGATGGCCGTCATCATGGTGCTGGTCTTCGTCGTCGGCACCGCGCTCGACCTGACGCCGACCATCCTGATCCTGACGCCAGTTCTGATGCCGATCGTGAAGCAGGCGGGTATCGACCCGGTCTATTTCGGTGTCCTCTTCATCATCAACAACGCCATCGGCCTGATTACCCCGCCGGTTGGCGTGGTGCTCAACGTCGTCAGCGGCGTTGGCCGGATCCCGCTCGGCAAGGTCACGGTCGGTGTCTGGCCGTTCCTCGTTGCCGAAACCATCGTGCTGGCGCTGCTCGTGATTTTCCCGGACATCGTCCTCGTGCCTCTGCAGTACCTTCGTTAA
- a CDS encoding fumarylacetoacetate hydrolase family protein produces MAGTRSIDATTILPDDFENALLVGRVWSKSEDGPCPVLLKGGVLYDLTSLAPTMSELLEKTDLVTQLADTAAFVALGALDAFLDGSAGELLAPNDIQAVKAAGVTFADSMLERVIEEQAKGDPLRAQEIRGRLAPVLGDNLKGLEAGSEKAAEVKKLLQEMGLWSQYLEVGIGPDAEIFSKAQAMASVGCGALIGVHPKSQWNNPEPEVVLAITSDGRIVGATLGNDVNLRDFEGRSALLLSKAKDNNASCAIGPFIRLFDGNFTIEDVKKSQISLLVEGEDGFTMTGVSPMEAISRTPENLASQLLNRNHQYPDGAVFFLGTMFAPVKDRHGPGLGFTHSKGDRVEISTPKLGKLINWVTTTDECPEWTFGTAALMRNLAKRGLL; encoded by the coding sequence ATGGCCGGCACAAGGTCTATCGACGCTACCACAATTTTGCCTGACGATTTCGAAAACGCGCTGCTCGTCGGCCGCGTCTGGTCGAAGAGCGAGGACGGCCCGTGCCCTGTACTGCTCAAGGGTGGCGTGCTTTATGACCTTACCTCGCTTGCCCCCACCATGTCGGAGCTTCTGGAGAAAACGGATCTGGTGACGCAACTTGCCGACACCGCCGCTTTTGTTGCGCTTGGCGCACTGGACGCGTTTCTGGACGGTTCCGCCGGCGAACTCCTTGCACCCAACGACATTCAGGCCGTTAAGGCCGCCGGCGTCACCTTCGCCGACAGCATGCTGGAACGGGTGATCGAAGAGCAGGCCAAGGGCGATCCGCTGCGCGCGCAGGAAATTCGCGGCCGGCTGGCCCCGGTTCTCGGCGACAACCTCAAGGGCCTGGAAGCCGGCTCCGAAAAAGCGGCCGAAGTGAAGAAACTGCTCCAGGAAATGGGCCTCTGGTCGCAATATCTGGAAGTCGGCATCGGTCCGGATGCGGAAATCTTCTCCAAGGCGCAGGCCATGGCCTCGGTTGGCTGTGGTGCGCTGATCGGCGTTCACCCGAAATCGCAATGGAACAATCCCGAGCCGGAAGTGGTGCTGGCCATCACCTCTGACGGTCGCATTGTCGGCGCGACGCTTGGCAACGACGTCAACCTGCGCGACTTCGAAGGCCGTTCCGCCCTGCTGCTCAGCAAGGCGAAGGACAATAATGCATCCTGTGCGATCGGTCCCTTCATCCGCCTGTTCGACGGCAACTTTACCATTGAGGATGTGAAGAAGTCGCAGATCTCGCTTCTGGTCGAGGGCGAAGACGGCTTCACCATGACCGGCGTCAGCCCCATGGAAGCAATCAGCCGCACGCCGGAGAACCTCGCCTCGCAGCTCTTGAACCGCAATCATCAATATCCTGACGGGGCGGTCTTTTTCCTCGGCACAATGTTCGCGCCGGTCAAGGACCGTCACGGCCCCGGCCTCGGCTTCACACATTCCAAAGGCGACCGGGTCGAGATTTCCACACCCAAGCTCGGCAAGCTGATAAACTGGGTCACGACGACGGACGAATGCCCGGAATGGACGTTCGGCACCGCGGCCCTGATGCGCAACCTCGCAAAACGAGGATTGCTCTAA
- a CDS encoding TRAP transporter small permease — MQKTINLFYRILEIILVALLAGMSIMVFVNVVMRYTMNSGINVSEELSRYFFVWLTFLGAVLTFRENSHMGIETLVMFLSRRARIVCMIISNIIILACSAIFFWGTWKQSGINASMHAPVTKLSMIWVYGIGMFTGGLMFVIALERLYRQLTGRVTEDEIAQFAGENLTIEQLSER, encoded by the coding sequence ATGCAAAAGACCATCAATCTCTTTTACCGGATTCTCGAAATCATTCTCGTCGCGCTGCTCGCTGGCATGTCGATCATGGTCTTCGTCAACGTCGTCATGCGTTACACGATGAATTCCGGCATCAACGTCTCGGAAGAGCTGTCCCGCTACTTCTTCGTATGGCTGACCTTCCTTGGCGCCGTGCTGACCTTCCGCGAGAACAGCCATATGGGCATTGAAACGCTCGTGATGTTTCTGTCGCGCCGCGCCCGTATCGTCTGCATGATCATCTCCAACATCATCATCCTGGCCTGTTCCGCCATCTTCTTCTGGGGCACCTGGAAACAATCCGGCATCAACGCCAGCATGCACGCACCGGTCACCAAACTCTCCATGATCTGGGTCTATGGTATCGGCATGTTCACGGGTGGTCTCATGTTCGTCATCGCGCTGGAGCGTCTCTACAGGCAATTGACCGGCCGCGTCACGGAAGACGAAATCGCCCAGTTTGCGGGCGAGAACCTGACGATCGAACAGCTTTCGGAGCGCTGA
- a CDS encoding TRAP transporter substrate-binding protein has product MRKLLLTATAIAFAVGAAAPAMAEFNSRNIRVSNGINQDHPVGNGIKAMQACLDDKSGGKLKLTAFWGGALGGDLQATQALRSGVQEAVVTSSSPLVGLIPALGVFDLPFLFSNAKEADAVMDGAFGDMMNKKLEEQGLVNLAYWENGFRNLSNSKHAVNKWEDFSGLKVRVMQNNIFLDTFQNLGANATPMAFGEVFSALETNAIDAQENPYVTIDTSKFYEVQKYVTETNHAYTPFLFLFSKPIFDSYTPEEQAALRECAVVGRDEERKVIRELNQKSLEKIKAAGLEVNTLSPEEQARIREKSMVVYEKHKAEIGADVVDAVLADLKKIRGQ; this is encoded by the coding sequence ATGAGAAAGCTTCTTCTGACCGCCACGGCAATCGCTTTCGCGGTGGGCGCCGCAGCGCCGGCAATGGCCGAATTCAACAGCCGTAACATCCGCGTTTCGAACGGCATCAATCAGGACCATCCGGTTGGCAACGGCATCAAGGCGATGCAGGCCTGCCTCGACGACAAGTCGGGCGGCAAGCTGAAGCTGACAGCGTTCTGGGGCGGCGCACTCGGTGGAGACCTTCAGGCAACCCAGGCACTGCGCTCCGGCGTTCAGGAAGCCGTCGTAACGTCCTCTTCGCCGCTCGTCGGTCTTATTCCGGCCCTCGGCGTCTTCGACCTGCCGTTCCTGTTCTCCAACGCCAAGGAAGCAGACGCTGTCATGGACGGCGCGTTCGGCGACATGATGAACAAGAAGCTGGAAGAGCAGGGCCTCGTCAACCTGGCTTACTGGGAAAACGGTTTCCGCAACCTGTCGAACTCCAAGCATGCCGTGAACAAGTGGGAAGATTTCTCGGGCCTCAAGGTCCGCGTGATGCAGAACAACATCTTCCTCGACACCTTCCAGAACCTCGGTGCAAACGCAACTCCGATGGCTTTCGGCGAAGTCTTCTCGGCGCTTGAGACCAACGCGATCGATGCCCAGGAAAACCCCTATGTGACGATCGACACGTCGAAGTTCTACGAAGTGCAGAAATACGTCACCGAGACGAACCACGCTTACACGCCGTTCCTCTTCCTCTTCTCCAAGCCGATCTTCGACAGCTACACGCCGGAAGAACAGGCAGCCCTGCGTGAATGCGCAGTTGTCGGTCGTGACGAAGAGCGCAAGGTCATCCGCGAACTGAACCAGAAGTCGCTGGAGAAGATCAAGGCTGCCGGCCTCGAAGTGAACACGCTGTCTCCCGAAGAGCAGGCGCGTATCCGCGAAAAATCCATGGTCGTCTATGAAAAGCATAAGGCTGAAATCGGCGCCGACGTCGTTGACGCCGTTCTGGCGGACCTAAAGAAGATCCGCGGTCAGTAA